A stretch of the Nitrospirota bacterium genome encodes the following:
- a CDS encoding CBS domain-containing protein, whose product MQKPMKTSLSRGLFLDRDLERFRQQLAKFQPFLSRKKSSASIDEFDVATEQLISRVFGEASDLLEAYQYAKLGEAAGLVNLPEEAQEGGAQDIYRESLQQRKRVIESCISELEAKKAAVASRNGRTSVLAGVKVADYMSHDVRSIHRDATIKEAGRLLQKWKVGSLLVDDGLRYIGIITDTDLSRKAVARGLDPNTTTVKQCMSKSILTIEDTEPMTEAIRLMKENGIRHLPVTEDGTIIGVLSVSDLLRAYDELSGLALEGVVDED is encoded by the coding sequence ATGCAGAAGCCCATGAAGACCAGCTTAAGCAGGGGTCTGTTTCTTGACCGGGACCTCGAACGGTTCCGCCAGCAGCTCGCGAAGTTCCAGCCGTTTCTCTCCAGAAAAAAGTCGTCCGCCTCCATCGATGAGTTCGACGTCGCCACCGAACAACTGATCAGCCGGGTCTTCGGCGAGGCGTCCGATCTACTGGAAGCCTACCAGTACGCCAAGTTGGGCGAGGCGGCGGGCTTGGTCAATTTGCCCGAAGAGGCGCAGGAAGGGGGGGCGCAGGATATCTATCGCGAAAGCCTTCAGCAGCGGAAGCGCGTCATCGAAAGCTGTATCTCGGAGCTGGAGGCGAAAAAGGCGGCGGTGGCTTCCAGGAACGGGCGAACGAGTGTGTTGGCCGGGGTGAAGGTGGCGGACTACATGTCGCACGATGTCCGCAGCATCCATCGGGATGCGACGATCAAGGAGGCCGGCCGGCTGCTCCAAAAGTGGAAAGTCGGGTCCCTCCTGGTCGATGACGGCCTTCGATATATCGGCATCATCACGGACACCGATCTCAGCCGAAAAGCGGTGGCGCGCGGCCTCGATCCCAATACCACAACCGTCAAGCAGTGCATGAGCAAGTCGATCCTCACGATTGAGGACACCGAACCGATGACCGAGGCGATCCGCCTTATGAAGGAGAACGGAATTCGGCACTTGCCGGTTACTGAGGACGGCACGATCATCGGCGTGCTCTCGGTCTCCGATCTGCTGCGGGCCTATGACGAGTTGTCCGGGCTGGCGTTGGAAGGAGTGGTCGACGAGGACTGA
- a CDS encoding multiheme c-type cytochrome, translating to MDETDGELSRYQEPAPNGKLNFTRYLIGGLCLVLFLALTGVGYVQVEERRGGGLRPFISAENKKCIDCHLAKDVSIGGINDWKVSRHAPKGIGCVECHRAEKGEPDAFDHYGTVVSTLVTPKDCMRCHDKEAQEFARSHHAKGAQFIGSLDNFLGNVVEGPEVVTAGCAGCHGSVVKVMENGKLHPATWPNSGIGRVNPDGSKGTCSACHARHSFSVAQARQPESCGRCHMGPDHPQIEAYYESKHGVMFSANKDKMKLAEPAEKWHPGRDYLYPTCATCHMSATTTQEVTHDVGDRISWTLRPVISTRLENYEVRRKAMQQVCSSCHSPEIVERFFTQMDQGITLYNEKFGKPAKAAMDRLKEMKKITPTPFDEKIEWVFYELWHHEGRRARHGLSKVAPDYVHWQGFYEVAKHFYTKFLPLVRELSPEAAEEMLRKEGHKWIEKGMTKDEIAQMLEFYEKEMQGKRGGG from the coding sequence GTGGACGAGACAGACGGCGAACTGAGCCGATACCAGGAGCCGGCGCCGAACGGCAAATTGAATTTCACCCGCTACCTGATCGGCGGGCTGTGCTTGGTGTTGTTCCTCGCGCTGACCGGCGTCGGATACGTTCAGGTGGAAGAGCGGCGAGGCGGCGGCCTGCGGCCGTTCATCTCGGCCGAGAACAAGAAGTGTATCGACTGCCATCTGGCCAAAGACGTGTCGATCGGGGGCATCAACGACTGGAAGGTCAGCAGGCATGCGCCGAAAGGCATCGGGTGCGTGGAATGCCACCGGGCGGAGAAGGGCGAACCTGACGCCTTTGACCACTACGGCACGGTGGTCTCGACCCTGGTCACGCCGAAAGACTGCATGCGCTGCCATGACAAGGAAGCGCAGGAGTTTGCGAGGTCCCACCACGCCAAGGGTGCGCAGTTCATCGGGTCATTGGACAATTTCCTGGGCAACGTAGTGGAGGGGCCCGAAGTAGTCACGGCCGGATGCGCCGGCTGCCACGGAAGCGTCGTCAAGGTGATGGAAAACGGAAAGCTCCATCCGGCTACCTGGCCCAATTCCGGAATCGGCCGCGTGAATCCGGACGGATCAAAGGGGACCTGTTCCGCCTGCCATGCGCGACATAGTTTCTCCGTCGCCCAGGCCCGGCAACCGGAAAGCTGCGGCCGCTGTCACATGGGACCGGATCATCCCCAGATTGAGGCGTACTACGAGAGCAAGCACGGCGTCATGTTCAGCGCGAACAAGGACAAGATGAAGCTCGCTGAACCGGCGGAGAAGTGGCACCCGGGCAGAGATTATTTGTATCCCACTTGCGCAACCTGCCATATGAGCGCGACGACGACGCAGGAGGTGACCCACGATGTGGGCGACCGGATCAGTTGGACCTTACGTCCGGTCATCTCGACGCGGCTGGAGAATTACGAAGTCCGGCGGAAAGCCATGCAGCAGGTCTGTTCTTCGTGCCACAGTCCCGAGATTGTCGAGCGATTTTTCACGCAAATGGACCAGGGGATCACGCTGTACAACGAAAAATTTGGAAAACCGGCCAAGGCGGCGATGGACAGGCTTAAAGAAATGAAGAAGATCACGCCGACCCCGTTTGACGAAAAGATCGAATGGGTGTTCTACGAACTGTGGCACCACGAGGGCCGGAGAGCCAGACACGGGCTTTCCAAGGTCGCGCCGGATTACGTCCACTGGCAGGGCTTCTACGAAGTGGCCAAGCATTTCTATACCAAGTTCCTGCCGCTGGTGCGGGAGTTGTCGCCCGAGGCGGCGGAAGAGATGCTTCGCAAGGAGGGCCATAAGTGGATCGAGAAGGGGATGACCAAGGATGAAATCGCCCAGATGTTGGAATTCTATGAGAAAGAGATGCAAGGCAAGCGGGGAGGAGGATGA
- a CDS encoding cytochrome b N-terminal domain-containing protein, with protein MKSLVSQIHVKSAEQDGKTKTWIDYIQKDLPQHLDWWPYTLGAIPLTLFGLLVATGLMLTFYYVPSPEKAYESVEQITNEIYLGWFVRGLHKFSVDLMILFLLFHVIRVFLTRAYRAPGELKWVTGSIVLFVTFAMGFTGYSLVYDNVSYWGMTVVTNMLGTLPIVGTPLLHLLRGGEEVSANTLLRLYDLHTKLLPVLLACLVLGHVLVVRLIGFADVQGSRGYHPFYPEHTLTMSAIAVGLLVLIVDLVMIFPPTLGQPANLQEVAVDVSPPWYFSAPYMWITLLPGPVALWSLFGGAVVFVVYPFIDKELSKRGWPMAIVNAVVGTLVVVAVATLMILDTRM; from the coding sequence ATGAAGTCATTGGTATCGCAGATTCACGTCAAATCGGCCGAGCAAGACGGCAAGACCAAGACGTGGATCGACTACATCCAGAAGGACCTGCCGCAACACCTCGACTGGTGGCCCTATACGCTGGGGGCGATTCCGCTCACCCTGTTCGGGCTTCTGGTGGCAACCGGTCTGATGCTGACGTTTTACTACGTGCCGTCGCCGGAGAAGGCTTACGAGAGCGTCGAGCAGATCACGAACGAGATCTATCTCGGTTGGTTCGTGCGCGGTCTGCATAAGTTTTCCGTCGACCTGATGATCCTGTTTTTGCTTTTTCATGTGATTCGCGTCTTCCTGACACGCGCCTACCGGGCACCCGGTGAACTGAAATGGGTCACCGGCTCGATCGTGCTGTTCGTGACCTTCGCGATGGGATTCACAGGCTATTCGTTGGTGTACGACAACGTCTCATACTGGGGGATGACGGTCGTGACCAACATGCTGGGGACGCTGCCGATTGTCGGGACGCCGCTGCTCCATCTCCTGCGCGGCGGGGAAGAGGTCTCAGCCAACACACTTCTGCGGCTCTACGATTTGCACACGAAACTCTTGCCCGTTTTGCTGGCGTGCCTCGTCCTGGGTCACGTGCTGGTGGTCCGACTCATTGGCTTTGCGGATGTGCAGGGGAGCCGGGGGTACCATCCGTTCTACCCGGAGCATACGTTGACGATGAGTGCGATCGCGGTCGGATTGCTGGTCTTGATTGTGGATCTGGTCATGATCTTTCCTCCGACCCTCGGCCAGCCGGCCAATCTCCAGGAGGTCGCTGTGGATGTTTCGCCGCCTTGGTATTTCTCGGCGCCGTACATGTGGATCACGTTGCTGCCCGGACCGGTCGCGCTTTGGAGCCTGTTCGGCGGAGCGGTGGTGTTCGTCGTGTACCCGTTTATCGACAAGGAATTGTCGAAACGGGGTTGGCCGATGGCGATCGTCAATGCGGTGGTCGGAACCCTGGTTGTGGTCGCGGTCGCGACGCTGATGATTCTGGATACAAGAATGTGA
- a CDS encoding ubiquinol-cytochrome c reductase iron-sulfur subunit translates to MAVIHNDIGRRRFLSQAVMAFGALFGMGALALRFMQFLVPSQKPRQYEAVLIGAEARVPMGEPVPMNLGGHKIMVLKTEEGITAFSRRCTDLGCLVSWSKERGQFVCPCHQGVFDKTGRNIAGPPPRPLDRYQVVRRNGQLYVNIQMKEEENVGEAGSGRLIAKSWWTG, encoded by the coding sequence ATGGCTGTGATTCACAACGACATCGGGCGGCGCCGGTTTCTGAGCCAGGCCGTGATGGCGTTCGGGGCGCTCTTCGGGATGGGCGCGCTGGCGCTGCGTTTTATGCAGTTCCTGGTGCCGAGCCAAAAGCCGAGACAGTACGAAGCGGTCTTGATCGGAGCCGAAGCGCGCGTGCCGATGGGCGAACCGGTGCCGATGAATCTCGGCGGTCATAAGATCATGGTGCTCAAGACCGAGGAAGGGATCACGGCCTTTTCCCGGCGCTGCACTGATCTCGGCTGTCTGGTTTCTTGGAGCAAGGAACGCGGGCAGTTCGTGTGTCCGTGCCACCAGGGCGTGTTCGACAAAACCGGGCGCAACATCGCCGGCCCGCCGCCGCGCCCGCTGGATCGCTATCAGGTCGTGAGACGCAACGGTCAGTTGTACGTGAATATTCAAATGAAGGAGGAGGAGAATGTAGGGGAAGCTGGCAGCGGAAGGCTGATAGCTAAGAGCTGGTGGACGGGATGA
- a CDS encoding ammonium transporter: MARSDQILWLLVANTFTLLTIPGVALFYSGMVRRKNALNAMALPLSALLLASIGWLCADDASGVSRAVGLAPDSGQDAGSLPSIFSAVAAALALALVAGAVVERIRLPFFLLFGTLWMALVYAPLASWLWGGGWLANLGSLDFAGGAVIHISAGVAALVAAILIGPRKGFGRTDMMPHHLPLSICGAGFMWVGWWGFAGRPGAASMTAVTGAFVAIQLAAASAALAWTAAEWLQRDKPTALGTVSGAVAGLVAIAPAAGYVGPLSAMVIGIGAGGLCYMAVNFVKPILGYDDSLDVFGMHGVGGTWGMISTGLFASTAVNPDGSDGLFYGYPYQFVAQVVAAVVAWAYAGVMTMLLIKALQRLMPSRVDQEAEILGLDLAQHGEKAYS, encoded by the coding sequence ATGGCTCGTTCCGACCAGATTCTCTGGCTGCTCGTCGCCAACACGTTCACCCTCCTGACCATTCCGGGCGTGGCGCTGTTTTACAGCGGGATGGTGCGGAGGAAGAACGCGCTCAACGCCATGGCGCTTCCCCTCTCGGCGCTCTTGCTGGCGTCGATCGGATGGCTGTGTGCCGACGACGCGTCGGGTGTGAGCCGTGCGGTCGGGTTGGCACCCGATTCGGGGCAGGATGCCGGCTCGTTGCCGTCGATCTTTTCCGCCGTGGCCGCGGCGTTGGCGCTCGCACTGGTAGCCGGCGCGGTGGTGGAGCGGATCCGATTGCCGTTCTTTCTGCTGTTCGGGACGTTATGGATGGCGCTGGTCTACGCGCCGTTGGCGTCCTGGCTCTGGGGCGGCGGGTGGCTGGCCAATCTGGGCAGCCTGGACTTCGCCGGAGGGGCGGTCATCCACATTAGCGCCGGGGTGGCGGCCCTGGTGGCTGCGATCCTGATCGGACCGCGGAAGGGATTCGGACGGACGGACATGATGCCGCATCATCTTCCCCTCTCGATCTGCGGCGCAGGCTTCATGTGGGTGGGGTGGTGGGGTTTTGCAGGCAGACCGGGTGCGGCATCGATGACGGCAGTCACCGGCGCGTTCGTGGCGATTCAATTGGCTGCGGCTTCCGCTGCATTGGCCTGGACCGCTGCGGAGTGGCTGCAACGGGACAAGCCGACGGCGTTGGGCACGGTCAGCGGGGCCGTGGCCGGCCTGGTGGCGATCGCGCCGGCGGCCGGCTATGTCGGTCCGCTGTCGGCGATGGTGATCGGCATCGGGGCCGGAGGGCTGTGTTATATGGCCGTGAACTTTGTGAAGCCGATCTTGGGGTACGACGACTCGCTGGATGTGTTCGGCATGCACGGCGTCGGCGGGACGTGGGGCATGATCTCTACCGGGTTGTTCGCCTCTACGGCAGTCAATCCCGACGGGAGCGACGGCCTGTTCTACGGCTATCCTTATCAGTTCGTGGCCCAGGTGGTTGCCGCTGTCGTGGCCTGGGCCTACGCCGGTGTGATGACGATGCTCTTGATCAAAGCCCTTCAGCGGCTGATGCCGTCGCGCGTCGACCAGGAGGCCGAAATTCTGGGCCTCGATCTGGCGCAGCATGGGGAGAAGGCGTATTCGTGA
- a CDS encoding PilZ domain-containing protein, with protein MGDRPSKRLYRRIPVRCFVYYLAEDFMGTGTVSDLSINGYRIEGNHPIYLDMNLTLRVFLPNDPRPLDVERAAVRWMNGLEFGLQIVRIAPEAEARLNEFVASYLARTRSIPTC; from the coding sequence ATGGGCGACCGCCCAAGCAAGCGGCTGTACCGTCGAATCCCCGTGCGATGCTTCGTCTACTACCTCGCTGAAGATTTCATGGGGACCGGAACCGTGTCCGACCTGTCCATCAACGGCTATCGTATCGAAGGCAACCACCCGATCTACCTCGATATGAACCTCACCCTGCGCGTGTTTCTTCCGAATGACCCGAGGCCTCTGGACGTGGAACGAGCAGCCGTCCGCTGGATGAACGGCCTCGAATTCGGACTGCAAATCGTCAGGATCGCTCCCGAAGCCGAGGCGCGCCTCAACGAATTCGTGGCTTCCTACCTGGCCCGTACAAGGTCCATTCCCACCTGCTGA
- a CDS encoding response regulator: MGRLLRVLCVNESDEEVERLAQAMQRGGYEPSVERVAIEPAFEEAVERQPWDLILADHVLPEFSALGALSVLKRKGLDVPLLIVSDRIGEKAAVSLIRAGARNLCLKEDLSSLVSTIERELNEAAECGKLRREQAKEERARERLTAVFRAGPIPISLGTVEGRLLEVNERYAELFGYAPEEMIGKTVQELNLWAVPAERDKILKRLRDEGAVSNVECAFRRRSGDIRAALVFMKVLGAAADSPMVTMLVDITERRQLEQHLRDAQRMEALGRFAGGVAHDFNNLLTVVTAYCELILSRLNRPDPLRGYVTEIKKAGEQASKLTDQLLTFSRKQVVQPKLLDLNAVLADYADLLRRLLGDDIALVVVSGSGVGGVKIDPGQLEQVLVNLAVNAREAMSGGGTLTLETANVVAADIGPGPHIEPSLYVRLLVRDTGMGMDSHTLAHVFDPFFTTKPGQGAGLGLSTVYGIVKQSGGFITVDSVLGRGTTFKLYFPRVTDVRIGEEAAVRSRAPSVSETVLVVEDNGMVRALVCTILESNGYAVLQAQSGEEAVSLCREHSGPIHLLLTDVLLPGMNGRELATLSQSIRPQIKVLYMSGYTDHVALRRDPSDPVPAFVQKPFTPDVLLEKVRAVLDSPF, translated from the coding sequence ATGGGCAGGCTCCTCCGCGTCCTCTGCGTCAACGAATCGGACGAAGAAGTCGAACGGCTGGCGCAGGCCATGCAGCGCGGGGGGTATGAGCCGTCGGTGGAACGAGTGGCCATCGAACCCGCTTTTGAAGAGGCTGTGGAACGCCAACCCTGGGACCTCATCCTCGCCGATCACGTCTTGCCGGAATTCAGCGCGCTCGGGGCGCTGTCGGTGTTGAAGCGCAAAGGACTCGATGTGCCTCTCCTGATCGTCTCCGATCGGATCGGCGAAAAGGCGGCGGTTTCGCTGATCAGGGCCGGCGCCAGAAACCTGTGTTTGAAAGAAGACCTCTCGTCGCTGGTGTCCACGATTGAGCGGGAACTGAACGAGGCGGCCGAGTGCGGCAAACTCCGGCGAGAACAAGCGAAGGAGGAACGAGCCCGGGAAAGACTCACCGCCGTGTTCCGGGCAGGTCCGATTCCGATCAGCTTGGGCACGGTCGAGGGTCGGCTCCTCGAGGTGAACGAGCGCTATGCCGAGCTGTTCGGATATGCACCGGAGGAGATGATCGGGAAGACCGTTCAGGAGCTGAACCTCTGGGCCGTTCCGGCTGAACGGGACAAGATCCTCAAGAGACTGCGCGACGAAGGCGCGGTTTCAAACGTCGAATGCGCATTCCGGCGCAGGAGCGGCGACATCCGCGCGGCCCTCGTCTTCATGAAGGTCCTTGGTGCGGCGGCTGATTCCCCGATGGTCACGATGTTGGTGGACATCACGGAGCGGCGGCAATTGGAGCAGCACCTGCGTGACGCTCAGCGAATGGAAGCGCTGGGGCGGTTTGCCGGAGGGGTGGCGCACGATTTCAACAATCTGCTCACCGTCGTCACAGCTTATTGCGAACTGATCCTCAGCCGGCTTAACCGGCCGGACCCGCTTCGCGGATATGTCACGGAGATCAAGAAAGCCGGTGAACAAGCGAGCAAGCTGACCGATCAACTCCTCACGTTCAGCCGGAAGCAGGTGGTGCAACCCAAACTTCTGGACTTGAACGCGGTCCTGGCCGACTACGCCGACCTGTTGCGCCGGTTGTTAGGCGACGACATCGCCTTGGTCGTGGTCTCCGGTTCCGGCGTCGGCGGCGTGAAAATCGATCCCGGCCAACTTGAACAGGTGCTGGTAAATCTGGCAGTCAACGCCCGTGAAGCGATGTCCGGAGGCGGTACGCTGACATTGGAAACGGCCAACGTGGTGGCCGCCGATATCGGACCAGGTCCGCATATCGAGCCGAGTCTGTACGTTCGCCTGCTGGTCCGGGACACGGGGATGGGTATGGACTCCCATACTCTGGCGCATGTGTTCGATCCGTTCTTTACCACCAAGCCCGGGCAGGGCGCGGGGCTGGGGTTGTCGACCGTATACGGGATCGTCAAGCAAAGCGGCGGGTTCATCACCGTCGACAGCGTGCTGGGTCGGGGCACGACCTTCAAACTGTACTTTCCGCGCGTTACCGACGTTCGCATCGGGGAGGAAGCAGCGGTTCGCAGCCGTGCCCCGAGCGTATCCGAAACCGTGCTGGTCGTCGAAGACAACGGCATGGTGCGCGCCCTGGTCTGCACGATCCTGGAATCCAACGGCTACGCCGTCCTTCAAGCGCAAAGCGGCGAAGAAGCGGTGTCGCTCTGTCGCGAGCACTCGGGTCCCATTCACTTGCTGCTGACCGATGTGTTGCTGCCCGGGATGAACGGCCGGGAATTGGCGACACTGTCCCAGTCGATCCGTCCGCAGATCAAAGTGCTGTATATGTCCGGATACACCGATCACGTCGCACTCCGTCGGGATCCATCCGATCCGGTTCCGGCTTTCGTCCAGAAACCGTTCACGCCGGACGTGCTGCTGGAGAAAGTCCGCGCGGTTCTTGACTCGCCCTTCTAG
- a CDS encoding ammonium transporter — MQKTGRRAACLWGISLIVGETTWAQEGSSAAGAAAVNAADTAWVLVSSALVLAMIVPGLALFYGGLVRSKNVLGTIMQSFVILCLVSVLWVSVGYSLAFGPDLWGVIGGLDWVGLNGVGMAPHATYGPTVPHQAFMVFQLMFAAITPALITGAFAERMKFGALVLFAALWSLFVYAPVAHWLWGGGWLGSLGALDFAGGAVVHISSGVSALVCALALGVRHGYGTDYMAPHNLPMTLLGTGLLWFGWFGFNAGSALGANQTAVTAFVATHTAAAAGALAWVLIEWVHRGTPTVLGVASGAIAGLATVTPGAGYVGPFSALVIGLAAGVLSYLGIIWKGKFGYDDSLDVVGIHGVGGIFGILATGLFASKAVNPGGADGLFFGNPGLFGVQMLAALTVAAFSCAGTFAILKVVQRAVGLRVSPEEESIGLDISQHNERAYS; from the coding sequence ATGCAGAAGACCGGACGGAGGGCGGCGTGCCTATGGGGGATTTCATTGATCGTCGGAGAAACAACCTGGGCGCAGGAGGGATCGTCTGCGGCCGGCGCAGCCGCGGTCAATGCCGCGGACACGGCGTGGGTGTTGGTCTCGTCGGCCTTGGTGCTGGCGATGATCGTGCCGGGCCTGGCGCTGTTTTACGGCGGTCTGGTCCGGAGCAAGAACGTGCTCGGGACGATCATGCAGAGTTTCGTCATTCTGTGTCTGGTCAGTGTGCTGTGGGTGTCGGTCGGGTACAGTCTGGCCTTCGGTCCCGATCTATGGGGCGTCATCGGCGGGCTCGACTGGGTCGGGTTGAACGGGGTGGGGATGGCGCCGCACGCAACCTACGGTCCCACCGTTCCCCATCAAGCGTTCATGGTGTTTCAACTCATGTTTGCGGCGATCACCCCGGCCTTGATTACCGGCGCCTTCGCCGAGCGGATGAAATTCGGCGCGCTGGTGTTGTTCGCCGCGCTCTGGTCCCTGTTTGTGTACGCGCCGGTCGCTCATTGGCTGTGGGGCGGAGGGTGGCTGGGGAGCCTGGGGGCGCTGGATTTCGCCGGAGGCGCCGTCGTGCATATCAGCTCCGGGGTCAGCGCCCTTGTCTGCGCGCTGGCGCTCGGCGTGCGTCACGGCTACGGAACCGATTACATGGCGCCGCACAATCTCCCGATGACGCTCTTAGGGACGGGGCTGCTCTGGTTCGGGTGGTTCGGCTTCAACGCGGGCAGCGCCCTTGGGGCGAATCAAACCGCAGTGACGGCGTTTGTCGCCACGCACACCGCGGCGGCGGCCGGGGCGTTGGCCTGGGTGCTGATCGAGTGGGTCCATCGGGGAACGCCGACGGTCTTGGGGGTCGCTAGCGGCGCCATTGCCGGCCTTGCGACGGTCACGCCGGGCGCCGGCTATGTGGGGCCGTTCTCCGCGCTGGTGATCGGATTGGCGGCCGGCGTTCTGAGTTATCTCGGGATCATCTGGAAAGGGAAGTTCGGCTATGACGACTCGCTGGACGTCGTCGGCATCCATGGCGTCGGTGGCATCTTCGGCATTCTCGCCACAGGACTGTTTGCTTCCAAGGCCGTCAACCCCGGCGGCGCCGACGGTCTCTTCTTCGGCAACCCCGGCTTGTTCGGGGTCCAGATGTTGGCTGCGCTCACGGTCGCGGCGTTTTCCTGTGCGGGAACGTTTGCGATTCTGAAGGTGGTGCAACGCGCAGTGGGTCTCCGGGTGTCGCCCGAGGAGGAGTCGATCGGGTTGGATATCAGCCAACACAACGAGCGCGCGTACTCGTAA
- the cynS gene encoding cyanase, translating into MEAKRSRDIIKAKRLEKKVTIAEVAKTVGKSPMFVAAALNGNHRLTPEEAEKAGKLLGLDKETTESLSRFPVRTDFPNTTDPFKYRLLEVIGVYGDALREMANELFGDGIMSAIDFTIDMEKVTGSQGEARCKITLNGKWLEYKTF; encoded by the coding sequence ATGGAAGCGAAGAGATCCCGGGACATCATCAAAGCCAAGCGGTTGGAAAAGAAGGTGACGATCGCCGAAGTGGCGAAGACCGTCGGCAAAAGCCCCATGTTCGTCGCGGCTGCGCTGAACGGCAATCACCGGTTGACTCCCGAAGAAGCCGAAAAAGCGGGCAAGTTGTTGGGGTTGGACAAGGAGACGACGGAGTCGTTGAGCCGGTTTCCGGTGCGGACGGATTTCCCCAACACGACCGATCCGTTCAAGTACCGGCTGCTGGAAGTTATCGGGGTCTACGGCGACGCCCTGCGCGAGATGGCCAATGAGCTGTTCGGGGACGGGATCATGAGCGCCATCGACTTCACGATCGACATGGAGAAAGTGACCGGCAGCCAGGGTGAGGCCCGCTGCAAGATCACGCTGAACGGCAAATGGCTCGAGTACAAGACGTTCTGA
- a CDS encoding ABC transporter ATP-binding protein, translated as MAFLEVDHVSKYFPSPSGTGQVCIFKDVTIRVEKGEFVTVIGHSGCGKSTLLNIIAGLEPMTEGGVILNGKEISGPGLDRMVVFQSFALMPWMTVFDNIALAVRSAYPEWNREQVAAHVRKYVALVGLTGAENKKPAALSGGMKQRVGLARAFSIEPKVLLLDEPFAQIDALTRGVIQEELIQMWNATRNTVFMVTHDVDEAILLSDRIMLMTNGPSSRIAEIVDVTIPRPRARATIIEHPHYYKIRNHIIHFLVRHAAHGPDDGEEGTSDRAAGNEPLVVNFEKDSLVLR; from the coding sequence ATGGCATTTCTGGAAGTCGATCACGTGAGTAAATACTTTCCCAGCCCGTCGGGGACCGGCCAGGTGTGCATCTTCAAGGATGTCACGATTCGGGTCGAAAAAGGCGAGTTCGTCACGGTCATCGGCCATTCCGGGTGCGGCAAGAGCACCCTGCTGAACATCATCGCCGGTCTGGAACCGATGACCGAAGGCGGCGTGATCCTGAACGGAAAAGAAATATCCGGTCCGGGACTGGACCGGATGGTGGTGTTTCAGAGCTTCGCGTTGATGCCGTGGATGACGGTGTTCGACAACATCGCGCTGGCCGTGCGGTCCGCCTATCCGGAGTGGAACCGGGAGCAGGTGGCCGCCCATGTGCGCAAATACGTCGCGCTGGTCGGGCTCACTGGGGCCGAGAACAAGAAGCCCGCGGCGCTGTCCGGCGGGATGAAACAGCGCGTCGGGCTGGCCAGGGCGTTTTCCATCGAGCCGAAAGTCCTGTTGCTGGACGAGCCCTTCGCGCAGATCGACGCGTTGACGCGGGGCGTGATTCAGGAGGAGCTGATCCAAATGTGGAATGCGACCAGGAACACCGTGTTCATGGTGACGCACGACGTGGACGAGGCCATCCTGCTGTCGGACAGAATCATGCTGATGACCAACGGCCCGTCCTCGCGGATCGCCGAGATCGTCGATGTGACCATTCCGCGTCCGCGAGCTCGGGCCACCATCATCGAGCACCCGCATTATTACAAGATCAGAAACCACATCATCCATTTTCTGGTTCGCCACGCCGCGCATGGACCGGACGACGGGGAAGAAGGGACTTCGGACCGGGCGGCCGGCAATGAACCGCTGGTGGTGAATTTCGAAAAGGATTCGCTGGTGTTGCGCTGA
- a CDS encoding ABC transporter permease subunit — translation MVGKGNPWVISGFLLVVFLLAWHLFTLRPSFDPRGMTEEQLQLMEFNGDIVRTEDGSYVWNPEKEKVKGVPGPLAVLNKALTELGEAFVKKGTNDHGIGYLVLYTVSRFAGGFLAASVAAIVLGVVLGLNRVLFQAINPYIQILKPISPLAWMPLLLYTVKDPKWTAVLVVFMASLWPTLATTAFGVNSLKKEYLHVAAILQLSWFKRLFKVILPGAAPTIVNGLRISFGSALVAVVPAEMLLGELGVGYLSWIEWNNLDIAGVIFAILVVGVVGVILDSGFNKLAGSVTYQE, via the coding sequence ATGGTGGGCAAGGGCAATCCGTGGGTGATTTCAGGGTTTTTGCTCGTTGTGTTTCTGCTGGCGTGGCATCTCTTCACGCTGCGGCCGTCGTTTGATCCGCGAGGGATGACCGAGGAGCAGCTTCAATTGATGGAGTTCAACGGAGACATCGTGCGGACCGAGGACGGGAGCTACGTCTGGAACCCAGAAAAAGAGAAGGTCAAGGGCGTGCCGGGCCCTTTGGCGGTTCTAAACAAGGCCCTCACTGAATTGGGCGAGGCGTTTGTGAAGAAAGGCACGAACGACCACGGGATCGGCTACCTGGTGCTCTATACCGTGTCGCGGTTCGCCGGCGGGTTCCTCGCCGCGTCGGTTGCGGCGATCGTTCTCGGCGTGGTGTTGGGGCTCAACCGCGTGCTGTTTCAGGCGATTAATCCATATATCCAGATTCTCAAGCCGATCTCGCCTCTGGCCTGGATGCCGTTGCTCCTCTACACGGTCAAGGACCCGAAGTGGACGGCCGTCCTGGTGGTGTTTATGGCATCGCTGTGGCCGACCCTGGCGACCACCGCCTTCGGCGTGAACTCGCTCAAAAAGGAGTACCTCCACGTGGCCGCGATTCTGCAACTCTCCTGGTTCAAACGGCTGTTCAAGGTCATCTTGCCAGGCGCGGCGCCGACGATCGTGAACGGGCTTCGTATCTCGTTCGGGAGCGCGTTGGTGGCCGTGGTGCCGGCCGAGATGCTGTTGGGCGAGTTGGGGGTCGGCTATTTGAGCTGGATTGAATGGAACAACTTGGATATCGCCGGCGTCATCTTCGCCATTCTGGTTGTCGGCGTCGTCGGAGTCATCCTGGACTCGGGCTTCAACAAGCTGGCGGGGTCGGTGACATATCAGGAGTAG